A portion of the Edaphobacter lichenicola genome contains these proteins:
- a CDS encoding uroporphyrinogen-III synthase, whose protein sequence is MPLTNKRILITRSRHQASELATQLEALGATPILIPAIEIVPPASFSALDAALTCLSTYDWLILTSANAVEAFHRRAQFHHLTQLPKKIAVIGPATARAANAIGLTVDLIPTRYISESLAEALLPEAAGKSFLLVRAAEARDTVPEALTAAGATVTVVEAYRNQIPPDSVSAMQSLFSDPASYPDVITFTSASTARNLIALLDTANLTLPPAISLASIGPVTSQTLRELGHEPTTEAAEPTIPALIQSIADLAK, encoded by the coding sequence ATGCCACTCACGAACAAACGCATCCTCATCACGCGAAGCCGTCACCAGGCCTCCGAGCTAGCCACTCAGCTCGAAGCCCTCGGAGCCACACCCATTCTTATCCCCGCGATCGAGATCGTTCCTCCCGCTTCCTTTTCGGCACTAGACGCAGCCCTCACCTGTCTTAGTACATATGATTGGCTCATCCTCACCAGCGCGAACGCCGTGGAAGCCTTCCACCGCCGCGCCCAGTTTCACCACCTCACCCAGCTCCCCAAAAAGATCGCCGTCATTGGCCCCGCCACCGCTCGCGCCGCCAACGCAATCGGCCTGACCGTCGATCTCATCCCAACGCGGTACATCTCCGAGTCCCTCGCCGAAGCTCTCCTCCCCGAAGCAGCGGGAAAATCTTTCCTCCTCGTCCGCGCCGCTGAAGCTCGGGACACCGTGCCCGAAGCCCTCACTGCCGCTGGCGCCACCGTCACCGTGGTCGAAGCCTATCGCAATCAGATCCCCCCCGATTCCGTCTCAGCCATGCAGTCTCTCTTCAGCGATCCAGCCAGCTATCCCGACGTCATCACCTTCACCAGCGCATCGACGGCACGAAATCTCATCGCACTCCTCGACACGGCAAACCTGACCCTCCCCCCCGCGATCTCGCTCGCCTCCATCGGCCCCGTCACGAGCCAGACTCTCCGCGAACTCGGCCACGAACCCACGACAGAAGCCGCCGAACCAACGATCCCCGCCCTCATCCAATCCATAGCCGATCTCGCGAAATAA
- the nth gene encoding endonuclease III — protein MAKTTVVRTAAKAKAVVGAKARVIAKSEPVSAKKRAGKTQNPLAPERIAAILDALRKTYPGVVCALNHKNAWELTVATILSAQCTDVRVNLVTPALFKAFPTPKAMAAASLPELEELIRTTGFFRNKAKSIQGAARVVTEEFGGKVPQTMEEILTLPGVARKTGNVVLGSWFNIAVGVVVDTHVMRLSRRLELTKETSPEKVEKDLMKILPQDRWIAFSHELIHHGRQVCVARKPRCVDCTLEKLCNSGDKTWSSH, from the coding sequence ATGGCCAAGACGACTGTGGTTCGGACTGCTGCGAAGGCTAAGGCTGTGGTTGGAGCGAAGGCTCGCGTCATTGCGAAGTCTGAGCCGGTTTCGGCGAAAAAGAGAGCCGGAAAGACGCAGAATCCCCTTGCGCCGGAGCGGATTGCGGCGATTCTGGATGCTTTGCGGAAGACTTATCCCGGAGTTGTCTGCGCTTTAAATCATAAGAACGCATGGGAGCTGACGGTGGCTACGATTCTGTCGGCGCAGTGTACCGATGTCCGGGTCAATCTGGTGACTCCGGCTCTGTTCAAGGCGTTTCCTACGCCCAAGGCGATGGCTGCGGCTTCCCTTCCGGAGCTTGAGGAGCTGATTCGGACGACGGGATTTTTTCGAAATAAGGCGAAGTCGATCCAAGGGGCGGCACGGGTGGTGACTGAGGAGTTTGGGGGGAAGGTGCCTCAGACGATGGAGGAGATCCTGACGCTTCCGGGGGTGGCTCGGAAGACCGGGAATGTGGTGCTGGGGTCCTGGTTCAACATTGCCGTGGGAGTTGTTGTCGATACCCACGTTATGCGGTTGTCGAGGCGGTTGGAGCTGACCAAGGAGACCTCTCCCGAAAAGGTGGAGAAAGATTTGATGAAGATCCTTCCGCAGGATCGATGGATCGCGTTTTCGCATGAGTTGATCCATCATGGGCGCCAGGTATGTGTGGCGCGGAAGCCGCGGTGCGTGGACTGTACGCTTGAAAAGCTATGTAACTCAGGTGATAAAACCTGGAGTTCTCACTAG
- a CDS encoding chlorite dismutase family protein — MSNTATDAAATTAINDNSTSASSSAASIAAPAQVGRPASSYGAAPHDPSKPPVRRQIVCFSFYKVMPEWRRLPAEEKAAHKAAFADVLTKWNKPGEFVSLTYSTIGTRGDVDMCVWSIGYGVDELNEMRSELMRTPLGGYLNSPHNFLAMTKRSQYQIDRPDESEGEGRGAIRPGGQKYIFIYPFWKTRPWYLLPATERKRLMDEHIRIGLMYPRVKLNTTYSFGIDDQEFVVAFETNFPEDFLDLVQQLRETEISMYTLQDTPIFSCVRVPTAEMLDRLG; from the coding sequence ATGTCGAATACTGCTACCGATGCCGCTGCTACAACCGCTATCAATGACAACTCCACTTCTGCAAGCTCTTCTGCGGCTTCCATTGCAGCCCCTGCCCAGGTGGGAAGGCCCGCTAGCAGCTACGGCGCGGCGCCGCATGATCCGTCGAAGCCTCCGGTGAGGCGGCAGATTGTGTGCTTCAGCTTCTACAAGGTGATGCCGGAGTGGCGGAGATTGCCCGCGGAGGAGAAGGCTGCGCATAAGGCGGCGTTTGCCGATGTGCTGACGAAGTGGAATAAGCCGGGGGAGTTTGTGTCGCTGACGTACTCGACGATTGGGACCCGCGGCGATGTGGATATGTGCGTCTGGTCGATTGGGTATGGCGTGGATGAGCTGAACGAGATGCGGAGCGAGTTAATGAGGACGCCGCTTGGCGGGTATTTGAACTCGCCGCATAACTTCCTGGCGATGACGAAGCGCTCGCAGTACCAGATTGACCGGCCGGATGAGAGCGAGGGTGAAGGGCGTGGAGCGATTCGTCCGGGTGGACAGAAGTACATCTTCATCTACCCGTTCTGGAAGACTCGTCCTTGGTATCTGCTGCCTGCAACGGAGCGGAAGCGACTAATGGATGAGCATATTCGGATTGGTCTGATGTATCCGCGGGTGAAGCTGAATACGACCTACTCATTCGGGATCGATGACCAGGAGTTTGTAGTAGCGTTCGAGACAAACTTCCCGGAGGACTTTCTGGATCTGGTACAACAGCTTCGTGAGACCGAGATCAGCATGTACACGCTGCAGGACACGCCGATCTTCAGCTGTGTGCGTGTTCCAACGGCAGAGATGCTGGATCGTCTAGGTTAG
- a CDS encoding DedA family protein, giving the protein MSEKIIALLIGAIASGGYASVALLMAIQSACIPIPSEVIMPLAGYALAHTQVQLIILATVASLASNLGSIPAYWVGAKGGRPMVERYGSIMLLSRRDLDLVDHFFDKYGSITVLIGRMLPIVRTFIAFPAGVAKMNQLRFHIYTFLGSWPWCYVLAYIGMKLGATWNTNPRFKEVFHRFHLGVEAVIVIAFLWFVVSHWKNRIRTEPA; this is encoded by the coding sequence ATGTCAGAGAAGATCATCGCCCTCCTGATTGGCGCCATTGCCAGTGGCGGCTACGCAAGTGTCGCCCTACTCATGGCAATCCAGTCCGCCTGCATCCCCATTCCTTCCGAAGTCATCATGCCGCTCGCGGGTTACGCTCTGGCCCACACACAGGTGCAGCTCATCATTCTCGCCACCGTGGCCTCGCTCGCCTCAAACCTGGGTTCCATCCCCGCCTACTGGGTCGGCGCAAAGGGCGGCCGCCCCATGGTCGAACGCTACGGTAGCATAATGCTCCTTAGCCGCCGCGACCTCGATCTAGTCGATCACTTCTTCGACAAATATGGCTCCATCACCGTGCTTATCGGACGCATGCTCCCCATCGTCCGAACCTTTATCGCCTTCCCCGCCGGTGTCGCAAAGATGAACCAGCTTCGCTTCCACATCTATACCTTCCTTGGCTCCTGGCCCTGGTGCTACGTCCTCGCCTATATCGGCATGAAGCTAGGCGCTACATGGAACACGAATCCCCGCTTCAAAGAGGTGTTCCACCGCTTCCACTTAGGCGTAGAAGCTGTCATAGTCATCGCCTTCCTCTGGTTCGTCGTCTCTCACTGGAAGAATCGCATCCGCACCGAACCCGCATAA
- a CDS encoding energy transducer TonB, which yields MRCISFSKGITPLWSGVLLLTAGLASVWAVADVPSNAPGKDQNQTIVKIPANVVAGRILTHPMPVYPKDAKKKHITGQVILHAIIGTDGKVQQLVALTGPEELRSSALDAVQRWTYLPYVVTGRPVAVDTTITVSYNMGRQPDSRANGSSLNLTTGEETIELSADAKELRKVKKITATYPQNAREQGITGDVTLSINISKDGHVETTDVISGPEPLRDAAVEAVRQWVYPPYKVKGECKRVHTVVTVSFRPD from the coding sequence ATGCGCTGCATAAGTTTCAGCAAAGGAATAACGCCGTTGTGGAGCGGAGTGCTTTTACTGACAGCAGGTCTCGCTTCAGTATGGGCCGTGGCTGATGTACCTTCGAATGCTCCTGGGAAAGATCAAAACCAAACTATTGTAAAAATTCCGGCGAACGTGGTCGCAGGACGAATTTTGACGCACCCTATGCCTGTGTACCCGAAAGACGCAAAAAAGAAGCACATCACTGGGCAGGTGATACTACACGCGATAATCGGGACGGATGGCAAGGTTCAGCAATTGGTCGCACTAACAGGCCCCGAAGAGTTGCGATCCTCGGCCCTCGACGCTGTCCAACGATGGACTTATTTGCCTTACGTAGTAACCGGGCGGCCCGTAGCAGTAGATACAACGATTACTGTCAGCTACAACATGGGACGGCAGCCCGATTCGCGAGCAAATGGGAGTTCACTCAATCTGACTACTGGCGAAGAGACCATTGAACTGTCTGCGGATGCTAAGGAGCTCCGTAAGGTAAAGAAGATTACGGCCACCTATCCTCAAAATGCGAGGGAACAAGGCATTACTGGCGATGTGACGCTGTCGATAAACATCTCAAAGGACGGTCATGTTGAGACCACCGATGTGATCTCCGGACCGGAGCCACTACGGGATGCAGCTGTGGAGGCTGTTCGACAATGGGTATACCCTCCGTACAAAGTTAAGGGTGAATGCAAACGAGTCCACACAGTCGTAACAGTATCTTTCCGGCCTGATTAG
- a CDS encoding YceI family protein, whose product MSWSFAVAESPAPVQKSAKVEALPAPGTYKIDPAHSFAYFSAWHHLVGRVRGRFDNVTGTFIVSPDPAACSVDVTIDVATISTQIGKRDEDLRGDAYFDVKKFLTMTYRGRGIHRISGDMWRMDGSLTMHGVTKVVPLTFKFNGTFSDTEPNEPARVAFHGTAGLKRAAFDMGARDNASEVGDSTVPDVDIEIDVEADASSSTH is encoded by the coding sequence ATGTCCTGGAGCTTCGCGGTGGCGGAGTCTCCTGCTCCCGTCCAAAAGAGCGCAAAAGTGGAGGCGCTCCCGGCTCCGGGGACATACAAGATTGATCCCGCTCATAGCTTCGCCTACTTCAGCGCGTGGCACCATCTGGTTGGGCGTGTGCGCGGCCGGTTCGATAACGTTACGGGGACGTTCATCGTGTCGCCGGACCCGGCGGCTTGCAGCGTAGACGTCACGATCGACGTTGCCACGATCAGCACGCAAATCGGTAAGCGTGATGAGGATCTTCGTGGCGACGCGTACTTTGATGTGAAGAAATTTCTGACGATGACCTATCGGGGACGCGGCATCCACCGCATTTCAGGAGATATGTGGAGAATGGACGGCTCGCTGACGATGCACGGTGTTACCAAGGTTGTGCCGCTCACGTTCAAGTTCAACGGGACCTTCTCCGATACCGAGCCGAACGAGCCGGCGAGAGTCGCGTTTCATGGAACCGCAGGGTTGAAACGTGCCGCATTCGACATGGGGGCACGAGACAACGCTTCCGAAGTTGGCGATTCTACGGTGCCCGATGTCGATATCGAGATTGACGTTGAAGCAGACGCAAGTTCTTCGACTCATTAA
- a CDS encoding winged helix-turn-helix domain-containing protein, translating to MERTPTTTLRIGTWCVNPTSGQISRDGETARLEARTMRLLLCLADHAGEVVSIDDLLNQVWSGVAVSSDSVYQAVASLRRLLGDDPKQPAYIATVPRLGYRMVATVSPWVDEPAIQIAQTTPIASPVPAEIEAVDVAPPNAPSLGLPRKALWAIGAVICLALAVAFLPRAHTANRRHVDPPATASLQPQKSIAVLPFSDLTEGMKEGEFADGMTEELIDKLSKLPGLRVPSPTSTFYYRDKDMPVADIAKALGVVYVLDGSVRKSGARVRVAARLVRADNGYVIWSETYDRPFHDLLMVQDDIAGEVTKALGSATELKAG from the coding sequence ATGGAACGTACCCCCACGACAACCCTTCGCATCGGCACCTGGTGCGTCAATCCAACATCTGGCCAGATCTCGCGAGATGGAGAAACCGCTCGACTCGAAGCTCGAACGATGCGCCTGCTGCTCTGTCTCGCCGACCACGCCGGCGAAGTCGTCAGCATCGATGATCTGCTCAATCAGGTCTGGTCCGGCGTAGCGGTCTCTTCGGACTCGGTCTATCAGGCCGTCGCGTCGCTGCGACGACTGCTTGGCGACGACCCAAAGCAGCCTGCCTACATCGCAACGGTACCGCGGTTGGGATATCGGATGGTCGCAACGGTAAGTCCCTGGGTAGACGAACCGGCGATCCAGATCGCACAAACAACCCCAATAGCCTCTCCCGTGCCCGCAGAGATCGAAGCAGTAGACGTTGCACCTCCGAATGCGCCAAGCTTGGGCTTGCCCCGTAAGGCCCTGTGGGCCATCGGTGCGGTGATCTGTCTCGCCCTTGCCGTTGCTTTTCTGCCTCGCGCCCACACTGCGAACCGTCGTCACGTCGACCCGCCTGCGACCGCCTCTTTACAGCCGCAGAAATCCATCGCAGTACTGCCGTTTTCCGACCTGACCGAAGGGATGAAAGAAGGCGAGTTCGCCGATGGCATGACAGAGGAATTGATCGACAAGCTCAGCAAACTGCCCGGACTACGAGTGCCATCTCCCACATCCACCTTCTACTACAGGGATAAAGATATGCCGGTCGCCGATATCGCGAAGGCGCTAGGTGTCGTGTACGTGCTGGACGGAAGCGTACGCAAATCCGGCGCACGCGTGCGGGTAGCAGCGCGACTGGTCCGAGCAGACAACGGATACGTGATCTGGTCCGAGACGTACGACCGGCCATTCCACGATCTCTTGATGGTTCAGGACGACATTGCAGGCGAAGTCACAAAGGCCCTCGGGTCAGCCACAGAGCTCAAAGCAGGCTGA
- a CDS encoding inositol-3-phosphate synthase — translation MSTPPAAKPASAAQDAAAIKPATGKLGVMIPGMGAVATTLIAGVEAIRRGFAKPIGSTSQMATIRLGKRTDARSPLIKEFIPLADLNDLVFTGWDIFGGNLYDAAKTAQVLDRDQLEQMRPFLESIEPMPAVFDQHYVKRLTGQKVKTGKNKCDLANQIRNDIAEFKTKTDRQVMIWCGSTEIYLEQTAVHQTLEAFEQGLVDNDPGISPSMMYAWAALKEGIPFANGAPNLTVDIPALQELSKKMNAPICGKDFKTGQTFIKTVLAPAFKVRNLGVSGWYSTNILGNRDGEVLDDPDSFKTKEVSKLGVLEHIFQPELHPDLYKDLYHKVRINYYPPRGDNKEGWDNIDIFGWLGYPMQLKVDFLCRDSILAAPLALDLILFMDLAARTPLLRGLGIQEWLSFYFKDPDSAPGVYPEHDLFIQHIKLKNTLRHIMGEDLITHLGLDYYGD, via the coding sequence ATGTCTACACCCCCGGCCGCTAAGCCAGCATCCGCTGCGCAAGACGCGGCAGCCATCAAGCCTGCTACTGGAAAACTAGGCGTCATGATTCCCGGCATGGGAGCCGTCGCCACCACACTCATCGCCGGTGTAGAAGCCATTCGCCGCGGCTTCGCCAAACCCATCGGTTCCACCTCGCAGATGGCGACCATCCGCCTCGGCAAACGCACCGACGCACGCAGCCCCCTTATCAAAGAGTTCATTCCTCTCGCCGACCTCAACGACCTCGTCTTCACAGGCTGGGACATCTTCGGCGGCAATCTCTACGACGCCGCCAAAACCGCGCAGGTCCTCGACCGCGATCAACTCGAACAGATGCGTCCCTTCCTCGAGTCCATCGAGCCCATGCCCGCCGTCTTCGACCAGCACTACGTCAAACGCCTCACCGGACAGAAGGTCAAGACCGGCAAGAACAAGTGCGACCTCGCCAACCAGATCCGCAACGACATCGCCGAGTTCAAAACCAAGACCGACCGCCAGGTCATGATCTGGTGCGGCTCCACCGAGATCTATCTCGAGCAGACTGCCGTCCACCAGACCCTCGAAGCCTTCGAGCAGGGCCTCGTCGACAACGACCCCGGCATCTCTCCCTCCATGATGTATGCCTGGGCCGCGCTCAAGGAAGGCATCCCCTTCGCCAACGGCGCACCCAACCTCACCGTCGACATTCCCGCACTGCAAGAGCTTTCCAAGAAGATGAACGCTCCCATCTGCGGTAAGGATTTCAAGACCGGCCAGACCTTCATCAAAACCGTACTCGCCCCCGCCTTCAAGGTCCGCAACCTCGGCGTCAGCGGTTGGTACTCCACCAACATCCTCGGCAACCGCGACGGCGAAGTTCTCGACGATCCCGACTCCTTCAAGACCAAGGAGGTCTCGAAGCTCGGCGTCCTCGAGCACATCTTCCAGCCCGAACTGCACCCCGATCTCTACAAGGACCTTTACCACAAGGTCCGCATCAACTACTACCCACCTCGCGGCGACAACAAAGAGGGTTGGGACAACATCGACATCTTCGGCTGGCTCGGCTATCCCATGCAGCTCAAGGTAGACTTCCTCTGCCGCGATTCCATCCTCGCCGCACCTCTCGCCCTTGATCTGATCCTCTTCATGGACCTCGCCGCCCGCACACCCTTACTGCGTGGCCTCGGTATTCAGGAGTGGCTCAGCTTCTACTTCAAAGATCCCGACTCCGCACCCGGCGTCTACCCAGAGCACGACCTGTTCATCCAGCACATCAAGCTGAAGAACACCCTCCGTCACATCATGGGAGAGGATCTCATCACTCACCTCGGCCTCGACTACTACGGCGACTAG